DNA from Pelobacter propionicus DSM 2379:
TGGGCTGGGTTTGTGGTGATGAACGGATAGGTGACTGGAGTCTGGAACTGATGAAAGAAGCCTGTCAAAACTACACGCGCAAGTACCGGGCATGGTCCGAGCTTGTCCGTGAACATGGTTCGCGGGCGCGGCTTATCAGGTATGAAGATCTGATGGTTGAACCGGAGCAGGTGCTTGGAAAGATCGCCGAGCAGTTTCGTTGGCGCCGGGCTACCCGTTTTTCAGCTGTTTCTGCGGTGATAGAACCGACCCACTGGGACCATCTTCCGGTGATGGAGGCAGAGGAGACGTTCCGGCCTGAATACTATCGCAACGCTGAATATCTTGATCGGCTTTCCGCCACTCACCTGCGACTGATCGATCAGCTGATGGACTGGGAGCTGCTGGGCAGTCTTGGGTATGACAAGAGGTAGCCGGAACGTGGCTGCGCCGACAATGGCCAGATGGTTTGCTACCCTGCGCGCCGCGCCCGCCAAGTGGCGCCGCCGCAATGGCGCCGAGCGGCTGCTGCTTCTGGAAGCCCTGCTGCTGCTCGGGGTTGTGCGCATTCTGATCCTTACCATTCCTTTCCGCTGGCTGGCTGTTTCATTGGGCAGGCGGATGACCGAATCCGGCCTGCACCTGACGCCTTCCGCTCTTCGCCAGGCCAGCATGATCGGACAGGCGGTCCGCTCCGCGGCCGGTACCACCCCCTGGAAGAGCGTCTGTCTCCCCCAAGCCGTGGCGGGAAAATGGATGCTGAAGCGTCGTGGAATCAACGCCACCCTCTATTTGGGGGTAGCGAAGGCGGACAATCGGTCTGAGAACCTGGCAGCCCACGCCTGGCTGCGCTGCGGTGACCAGATCATCACCGGCGCCGCCGGACATCGGCAGTTCACGGTGGTCGCGAGTTTTTCCTGAGCCGCTTCCGTAGTTGCCTGCGACAGACTATGGGGGAAGGGGTATCAAAACATGGAAATAGCCTATCTCTCCCTGGCGGCCCTGATCATGGAGTTCATCGACAGCTCCCTGGGGATGATGTACGGCACGGTGCTCAGCCCGTTTTTGCTTCTCATGAATTACTCTGTTGCCGATGTGGTCCCGTCCCTGCTGATTTCCCAGGCGGTCGGCGGGTTCATCGCCTCCTGGCGCCATCACCGCCACGGCAACGGCGATTTCAACTCCGGCACGACCGACCGTCGCATCGCCGTGACGCTCATCTGGTTCGGCGTGTTCGCCTCCCTGATCGGTGTCTCCCTGTCGGTATCGATTCCCCCCCTGATCCTCAAGAGCTACATCGGCCTGCTGGTGACGCTCATCGGCCTGCTGATCCTCTGGGGTCGCTCCCTGGTGCTGACCAACGCCAGGGTCTACCTCCTGGGCTCGGTCAGCGCCTTCAACAAGGCGCTCTCCGGCGGCGGATTCGGCCCGTTGGTCGCCGGCGGGCAGCTCGTGTTCCGTGACCGCTGCGAAAAGGGGGCCATCGCTTCCACCGATTTCGCCGAGGCCCCGATCTGTCTGCTCAGTTTCCTGCTCTGGCTCTGCTTCAAGGGGATCCCCCCCCTGACCCTCTGCCTGCCGCTCTGTCTGGGGGCGGCCATCGGCGGTTTTCTGGGCCCCTGCTGGTTGAGTACAATACGAAACCGGGAGGGCCTGAAGAAAATGCTGGGAATGCTGGTGCTGCTGGAAGGGATCTGGGTGCTGTACATGGTCTGGTTCCGGTGATCGGGGAACTCTCCCAGGCGTGCGGGAGGTTGAGGGAGCAGCTCCCCTACCTGCCGCGCGCGTTCCGGCTGGTCCGGCACGCCGCCGGAGGGCTGACGCTCGCCTGGCTGCTGGTGCTGCTGCTCCAGGGGCTGCTGCCGGTGGTCGCCGTCTTCCTGACGCGCACGCTGGTGGATGGCCTGGCCGCCATTACCGGATCGGGCGGGGGGTGGGCGGCCTTGAGACCGCTGCTTCCGGCGGCCGGCGCCATGGCCCTGGTGCTGATCGGCATGGAGCTGTGCCAGGGTATCGCCAGGTGGCTGCGCACGGCCCAGTCCGAACTGGTGCAGGACCATGTGCACGAGCTCATTCACCAACAGGGGATGCGGCTGGATCTCTCCTTCTACGACGATCCCGGGTACTACGACCAGCTGCACCGCGCCCGCATCGATGCGCTCAGCAGGCCTGCCGCCCTGATCGAAAACAGCGGCGCCCTGCTGCAGAGCCTGATCACCCTGGTGGCCATGGGAGGGGTCCTGCTGACCTTCGGCCCGTGGGTCCCCCTGCTGCTGCTGTTCAGTACCCTGCCTGCCCTGCTGGTCGTGCTCCGGCATACGATCCGCTTCCACCGTTGGCGGCTCCGGAACACCGCTGCCATGCGCAAGACCACCTACTACGACCTGCTGCTCACCCAGCGCGAGGCGGCCGCAGAGATGCGTCTGTTCGCCCTCGGCCCCCACTTCCGGGGGCTGTTCCGCAACCTGCGCCACCGGCTGCGCCGGGAACGGGTGCGCTTGGCCCGCAGCGAGGTCGTTGCCCAGGTGATGGCGGCACTGATCGGGCTGGCCAGCATGGTGGCTCCCCTCGCCTGGCTGGCGTACCGGGCGCTGAACGGCTCCGTCAGCCTGGGGGGGCTGGCCCTCTTCTTCCAGGCGTTCTTCCAGGGACAGCGGATGATGCGTTCCCTCCTGGGAAGCGCCGGGGAGATCTACCGCAACCTGATGTTCCTGGAAAACCTGTTCGAGTTCCTCTCCCTGGAGCCCCGGCTCGGCGAGGCTCCTCAGCCGCTTCCCCATCCGGGACTGCGGCAGGGGATCGACCTCCAGGACGTGAGCTTCTCCTATCCCGGCTCCTTCTCCCGAGCCCTGGAGAACTTCAGCCTGCAGATACCTGCTGGGCGGATCACCGCGCTGGTGGGGGAGAACGGTGCGGGCAAGACCACCCTGATCAAGCTGCTCTGCCGCTTCTACGATCCGCAACAGGGGCGCCTGCTTCTGGACGGCACGGATATCCGCGAGCTGGAGCTCCCGGAGCTCAGGCGGCGGATTACGGTGCTCTTCCAGGAGCCGCAACGTTACCACGACACGGCCTTCACCAACATCGCCCTGGGGGACATCGCCGCGGCGCCATCCATGGAACGGGTGAGGGAAGCGGCCCGGGCCGCGGGGGCCGATCTGCCCGTCAGCCGTCTGCCGGGCGGCTACGAGGCCGTGCTGGGAAAATGGTTCGGCGGTGCCGAACTGAGCGGCGGCGAGTGGCAGCGGCTGGCCCTGGCGCGGGCATTCCTGAGGGATGCCGAACTGATCATCCTGGACGAGCCGACCAGCGCCATGGATTCCTGGGCCGAGGCGGACTGGCTGCTCCGCTTCCGCCGGCTGGTTGCCGGCCGCACCGCGCTGATGATCACCCACCGCTTTACAACGGCCCTGCATGCGGATATGATCCACGTCATGGAAAAGGGGCGAATTGTCGAATCGGGCAGCCATGAAGAGTTGCTGGCCCTAGGGGGGCGCTACGAGTTCTCCTGGAGCCGCCAGATGGGGCCGGAGGTTCCATGACGGC
Protein-coding regions in this window:
- a CDS encoding sulfotransferase family protein, with product MITTIKQYGEIRTGTNYLRALIMRNYPDVQMLSYILGSKHLPPAPFDAIWDASRQAGDTAAFDFVSSATYARRGGASHPGDLTQRAELVRRAPAIAQAYVTNSLGFLVTIKHPYAWVVSAAQFLGWVCGDERIGDWSLELMKEACQNYTRKYRAWSELVREHGSRARLIRYEDLMVEPEQVLGKIAEQFRWRRATRFSAVSAVIEPTHWDHLPVMEAEETFRPEYYRNAEYLDRLSATHLRLIDQLMDWELLGSLGYDKR
- a CDS encoding lasso peptide biosynthesis B2 protein encodes the protein MTRGSRNVAAPTMARWFATLRAAPAKWRRRNGAERLLLLEALLLLGVVRILILTIPFRWLAVSLGRRMTESGLHLTPSALRQASMIGQAVRSAAGTTPWKSVCLPQAVAGKWMLKRRGINATLYLGVAKADNRSENLAAHAWLRCGDQIITGAAGHRQFTVVASFS
- a CDS encoding sulfite exporter TauE/SafE family protein; protein product: MEIAYLSLAALIMEFIDSSLGMMYGTVLSPFLLLMNYSVADVVPSLLISQAVGGFIASWRHHRHGNGDFNSGTTDRRIAVTLIWFGVFASLIGVSLSVSIPPLILKSYIGLLVTLIGLLILWGRSLVLTNARVYLLGSVSAFNKALSGGGFGPLVAGGQLVFRDRCEKGAIASTDFAEAPICLLSFLLWLCFKGIPPLTLCLPLCLGAAIGGFLGPCWLSTIRNREGLKKMLGMLVLLEGIWVLYMVWFR
- a CDS encoding ABC transporter ATP-binding protein; its protein translation is MIGELSQACGRLREQLPYLPRAFRLVRHAAGGLTLAWLLVLLLQGLLPVVAVFLTRTLVDGLAAITGSGGGWAALRPLLPAAGAMALVLIGMELCQGIARWLRTAQSELVQDHVHELIHQQGMRLDLSFYDDPGYYDQLHRARIDALSRPAALIENSGALLQSLITLVAMGGVLLTFGPWVPLLLLFSTLPALLVVLRHTIRFHRWRLRNTAAMRKTTYYDLLLTQREAAAEMRLFALGPHFRGLFRNLRHRLRRERVRLARSEVVAQVMAALIGLASMVAPLAWLAYRALNGSVSLGGLALFFQAFFQGQRMMRSLLGSAGEIYRNLMFLENLFEFLSLEPRLGEAPQPLPHPGLRQGIDLQDVSFSYPGSFSRALENFSLQIPAGRITALVGENGAGKTTLIKLLCRFYDPQQGRLLLDGTDIRELELPELRRRITVLFQEPQRYHDTAFTNIALGDIAAAPSMERVREAARAAGADLPVSRLPGGYEAVLGKWFGGAELSGGEWQRLALARAFLRDAELIILDEPTSAMDSWAEADWLLRFRRLVAGRTALMITHRFTTALHADMIHVMEKGRIVESGSHEELLALGGRYEFSWSRQMGPEVP